A region of the Penicillium psychrofluorescens genome assembly, chromosome: 6 genome:
TCGGCGGCAAGAACACGGTGGCTGTGGATGTCCACGACCGGGTTGTTATTATGAcggccggcggcggcggttgGGGTGCGGTGGAGTTTACGGGCGTACAGTAGGGGTTCCTTATGGTTATGATGCTCATTTTGGCAAGTTATTAAGACCTGCATGATAGAAAGACTAGACAAAAGACTAGAAAATAAAGACGTCCATTTAAAAATTCCATTCACACATTCTGATAGTAACGCAAGTAACATATCGACGGACGTATCAGTCAACTTTGTTCCAGACAGCTGGTCGACTCAagccttcttcatcatccaatCGTCAAGACTGGTCTCATCCGATAATTTATTACCTGGCCCTAACATGAGCATTCGTTCAAACTTCAATCAGCATGGGTGATCCTTACGGAAGCCTGTATTTTTCCACTCGCATCGAGTTGGTGGGGGTGACCTGCATGGCGGGCATGGTGGTTCGCTTCATGGGCATTGACATCATCGTAGACGAGGACATAGGATGCTCCATATTCTAGTAATTTTGTGTTTAGCAGGCAAACAACCCTATATTCATAAGCATTCTTACTCGTGGGTAAAAACCAGTGGGATGAACGATTGTTCTCTCCGAGCTGTGATGCGTCGGGCTTGGTCCATGCGGCAGAGCAACTGCGACGCCAACGAACAAGGAGCAGAAAATCCCTAGGTGCATGATGAAGTagtagagaagaaaaaaagcgagagaagagatgAATTATTTCAGCGAGCCAATATCCCTATATGTCTTAGGATGGCTTGGAGATGAAGTAAAGAGACAGAGGTGCTGGACAATATCTTTATATACTCCTTTGGAGTCTAAGGAGTTCCCTTTGGAAGATCCTTTCTTGTGGGATGATCATGTCAGAAGGTGTCGATCCATTGCTGAATCTCGAAATGGTGGTAGAGGACACGACAACCATGATATCAGGGCTGGCCAGGGCGTGGTGAGAAACAGGACAGGGTTCGCAAGTCAGGCAATCCCCCCACCAAAGGGCATTAAAACAGACTTTAATTGATGTCAGTGGAATGCAAAGCGCCGTGTCCCTCCGTGCTCAGTGACACACGCATTCCATCTAGGGCTAACTCCCACGCCCCCTTGATCCACATGGAAAACCGGAAACCGAGTAGGGTAGACCAAACACGTTATTCGATAAGTCCGTTGAAGACAAGAAACATCGGTTCCTTGATTCCATAAGATCGAATTAGGATATCATATAGTCACAAGGCACACGCAACCACCTCAGGACTCGTTACAATACTGTTTCCAGCTCACCAACCTGAAGCAAACCAACCCGGACGGCCCAAGGCAGTTAACCCCAATGCCCGTATCTATCCACGCATTATGCAGGAGATTGCATCCAGCGTCATTGGCATACGTTTCCACCATACCTGCGAATCCCAAGAGATGGAGTAGTTGACCGTAGGGCAACGAGGGATGCAGCCGATCTTTGATGGTGGCGGTGCCTGATTGCTCGAGGCAGAGGGGAGGATGCAATTTGTCCAAGGCGATCAGTGCATACACGTATTTTAGGGTAAAGGTGCTAACCGGTGTTCTTACACGTCGTCGCAGTTGGTATACTTCGGATATATTTCGGCACCATCAGCTGATCAAATCCTCGTCTTACCTAAGCCCATCATCCATCACATgcccttcctcttccttttcctctcttttttGCTCTGCCATGGCGTCTCCGGCAATCATAATGACTGTCTTGCTGCCCGACTGACGGGCCTTGCTGGCGCTGCCtttgtctgtctgtctgcgGCCCTACAGCTAGTGTGAGTTTCCGCAGTCTACCATTCGACTCGGCATACGCCCCTCCTCGTTCCTCCTTCTAAGGACATTATTTGCGCGAGCACGTCACTGCTTTACACCAGCACGTCACAGCTGTCAGCAGGCGAAGAGACCTTCGCAATGGATAAATCACCACCGATCGTGTTCATCGCCCGGTACTGCGCATAACTATCTCCTTTCTCTGTGCCTTGCAGACACTGACTGACCTACCCCACTAGGCATGGCGCGCGTCTTGATGCCGCGGACAAGGACTGGCATCTCACCTCCCCAACACCCTACGATCCACCTCTCTCCTACGGTGGCTGGATTCAGTCTCGCGCGCTTGGCGCTCGGATTGCGAGCCTCTTGCACGCTCGTGAATTCACAGGCGTAGAGCCCTCGGGCACTCCTCCGACCTCGGCCCAGTCAAATCCCAAACCGGCCCCGTCCCCATCGGCCCAACAATACAGAATCATCATCCACACATCTCCCTATTTACGATGTCTCCAAACGGCCATCGCGCTCAGTGCCGGCATTCACCAGCATCGCCCCGGTGATGACACACCGGAAGTGACCAGTCCGACTCCTGGCCCCGCGAAACCCATTCCCGTCGATCCTCGCTGTCTTCTGCGCGTGGACGCTGTGCTTGGTGAATGGCTCTCTCCGGATTATTTCGAGCAAATCACACCACCCCCCAGCTCCGAGCGCATGGTGGCGGCTGCCAAGGCAGAACTGCTGCGTCGCGGGGAAGGCATCACGGCCGGCGTCGATAAATCCGCTCGTTCATCGTCAGGACATTTTCCCGGAGGCTGGAGCAATCACTCAAACCCCATCTCTTCGGCTagtgatgatgatatccaccGCTTGACGGGCCACGACTCTTCTCAGTCCTTGTCCCAGCAAGGCCCGCGACAGCGTGCCAGCACCTACGGTACCCTTCCCCCCATAGAGACGGCCCGCGGTCAGAGTACGCTGAGTCGCATTAACACGGATCTGTCGCCTTCTCTTGATGTCGCGTACGTGCCCCCGACACCTGGCTATGCCGTCTCCGCGTCGGACCCCATCCCGACAGGATATGTTACGCATGCGCGAGACGCTTGCACCCAAATCGATTACCAATGGGACAGCATGCGCCCGCCGCAAAGTTGGGGCACAGGTGGTGAGTACGGTGAGGAGTGGAGCACGATGCATGAACGAGTACACACCGGTTTTAAACGGATGGTGGATTGGTACCCAGAACACTCGCCGTCCGCTTCCAATCTCTCGCATTATTCGCAGTCGGCCCATGGCATTCAAGCTCAACCTGAGCCACAAACGGTTCTGGTCATCGTCACCCACGGCGCTGACTGTAAtgccttgatcagctcgCTGAGCGGTCGCTCGACCTTTCTCGATATCGGGACGGcctctctcaccatggcagTGCGCCGGGACCGAGGGATTGACCAATCTTCCTCCACATTGGACGGTACCAGTGACTCGTCCAGCCGTCCTCGGAAGGATGGGTCGGTCGCGCAGGAGTATGTCCTGCAGCTCATGGCGTCGACCGACCACCTGCGTCCGGGTGTCAACCCATCTCAGATCGCATCGCTAGCATCTCCATCCGCTCCCCAGCATCCACTCTCGGCACCTCCGATTCCGACATATCGCAACCGTCTGGGCTCCCGCCCATCCCTTCTCCCGGGCGCATTCCCGATCGGGTCGACCTCGGGGTCCGCCAGCAGTTCCCGCGGCTGGACTCTTGCTTCGCGCCCATTGACCGGTCCACGGGGTGCGTCGGGCCTTTGGGGCTCAATTCCGTCGCCGGCCGATAAAGTGGACGACGACACCGAGGAAGACTTTGTACCCAATTTTGGTGATAAGCGAACCACGAGCCAGGACTCCCATGGCCCCGAGCCGACCGGCAATTCTAGATGGGCCCAGCAAGTACCGCACCGGGCGCTCTCCCAACGGGGCCTGTGGGGAAGTGCGCCGACCCTAGAAGACCGCGACACGGGGATGAAGCGCAGGTGGACGGTAGCGGAACAAAAGCTGTGATAGCAGCGCTTTTTACCTCTCTATTGCAATTCTTAGCTTATATTCGTGGGGATACCTCTTTGTTTGCATGGCGTGAGGCGTTTATTTAGCCATTGATTGATTTGACATGGCATGTTCTATAGTGGACTGACTGCTCCGTAGTAGAAGACACCTGATTTCTTAGGCTGTATGCCTGTCCCTCCATTCCTTCCtgtctcttccctttccttctttctttctctcttccctctcctttggctcccttcttccctccgTCCCCGTTGAATCGCAATTCCATGTCCTACATTGACGGCGACGGTCTTTCCGTCACGTATGCTTCCGACCGAACTGGCTCCCCGGATCTGCGGCTGATCCACTACAATGATGTCTACCACGTCGAGTATGTGCTCTCTGCGCCTCACTATCACGATCACCCCCTTCTCAACGACGCGGGCTTTTTCTAACTGTCTCTCGTAGATCTGGATCTGCAGAACCCGTCGGTGGTGTCTCTCGTTTCCAATCCCTCGTGAACTACTACTGCTCACATCCTCGGTTCGCGGGGCAGCCCGACATCCTGACATTCTTCTCCGGCGATGCCTTCAACCCGAGCATCGAAAGCACGATTACCAAGGGCAGACACATGGTCCCGTTTCTGAATAAAGCAGGCACCAGTGTGGCGTGTGTGGGTGTGAGTATGGCGACCGTCCGGATCCGGGATGTTTCACAGCCCGCACTAACATCCCCAGAATCATGATCTCGATTTTGGAGTGGCACAATTCCGGCACCTATCAAGCCAGTGTCAGTTCCCTTGGCTACTGGCCAATGTCCTCGATCCAGCATTGGGGCAAGGCGTTCCAATCGCCAACTGCGGTAAGACGTGCATGTTGACATCGTCGAATGGAATCAAGGTGGGCGTGATTGGACTCGGAGAAAGGGAATGGTCAGTGGGCCCTGTGGTGGGCTTCTGAGGATCGTGGAATACTCATATATTGCCAGGCTTGGAACCATTAACGCTCTTCCGCCGGATTTGATCTACCAATCTGCCTCTCAGACTGCTCGAGAGCTCGCACCAGCTCTTCGAGAACAGGGGGCGGACCTCATCGTCGCCGTCACTCACCAACGGGAACCCAACGACCACAAGCTGGCGAAGAACCTACCACATGGTCTTGTCGATATCATCCTCGGAGGGCATGATCACTTTTATGCCCATACTGTCGTCAACGGTACTCACGTCCTGCGTTCCGGAACCGATTTCAAGCAGTTGAGCTACATTGAGGTTTTCCGAAAACCAGACGGGGAATCCGGGTGGGACTTCAACATTGTTCGTCGGGACGTGGTTCGCTCGATCCCTGAAGACCCCGCCTcgttggccatggtctccCGGCTCACATCTAGCCTGCAGGCGAAGCTGGAGAAACCGGTCGGGTATACCGTCACCGCGCTTGACGGCCGTTTTTCAACTGTGCGACAGCGAGAGTCCAACCTTGGCAACTTTGTTTGCGACTTGATGCGGTTCTATCACTCGGCAGACTGCGCAATGATGGCCGGTGGCACCATCCGCGGCGACCAGATCTACTCACCGGGTATTTTACGGCTTAAAGACCTTCTGAATTGCTTCCCTTTCGAAGACCCGGTGGTCTTGCTGCGCTTGCGGGGCCAGGCGATCCTAGACGCGCTCGAAAACGGAGTGAGTCAACTTCCCGCGCTCGAGGGACGATTCCCCCAGGTATCAAGCATTGCCTTTGGGTATACGCTCTCGGCTCCTCCGGGTTCACGCATCACATTCGCCCGCATCGGAGGCGAGCCCATTCATCTACAACGTAACTACGTCTTGGCCACGCGAGGGTACATGGCGCGTGGCAAGGACGGATTCTCATCTCTGCTGGTTCAGTCCGAGGGAGGCGGGGCGGAAGAGATCGTATGCGAGGAAAACGGCGTGCTGATCAGCACGATTTTGCGCCAGTATTTCCTCAGTCTGAAAGTGCTCGGCAAATGGCACCGCTGGAGTGCGAGTCTCAACCGACACTGGAGCTCTGTGCACCGTAACCTGCACGGCGAGGGCTGGCTGAAACCACCATCTGCGACGTCATCGCCCGTGTCCGAAAAGCCGCGCCGACGACTGGATGGTCGGCCAAAGTTGCAACGGACGGCTAAATGTGCTTATTATTACGGGAGATTCCCGAACGACGACGAGGCTGATATGGCAGTCCCGGCGGCCAACGGGACCAATGTGGATGCCATGGACTCAGACTCGGACGAGGACCCGGAGATTCTCACGTCGCCACGACCAACGATCAACTACGTCACGCTGCCAGCGCGATCCTCTGCAGAGGAGGAGTATCGACTGCAGCTGGCGCGGCGAGTGGTTCGCAAATGGATGCGCCTTACCGGGCTGCACCCAACGACACTAAATCCAATGGATGGTGAAGGCGAGTTTACGCCTGCTTGGACATCAGGGATCTCGCCCCGTCTGGAAGGGCGGATTGTGGTGGAGTGAGACGGTGATTGATGTTTCATTTTCGGTATTATTTTTGGATCTTCTGCATGTGAGGCAAGGATGCCCTCTGGCGTTGGGGCTCATGACGGAAATACATTTAGATGGTCAAGATATACTCACATCCAATGGTTATGTACAGTTTCTCGATGCTTCTCTACCTCGACTGGTCTCCCTGATCAGGACTTTCCTTCTGTAGGAGATAGTCCCCTCCGCGCCATGCTTTGTACGCCCCGTACAGTCCACTGCAGGGCCAAACATCCCACAGTGTCCGTTTAACAGCCCCCTTCCATCCGGCTTCGAACTTCCCGCTCCCAGCGCCGGGTAGATCCGCCTCCTGCACGCGTACTTTGTCATACAAGCTCGGCAGGTACTCTGCGGCATACTTGTTGCGTAGGGAATCGTGCTCTGCCTTGTTGTAGATGGCCCAGAATTCTTCCTCTGTATAATACGTGTGTGCATACAGCCACTTCTTCCCCCGTAGATCCTGCACTTTCTGCTCGAGTCGGCGATTCTGGGACCTGAA
Encoded here:
- a CDS encoding uncharacterized protein (ID:PFLUO_008527-T1.cds;~source:funannotate), whose protein sequence is MTDIICASTSLLYTSTSQLSAGEETFAMDKSPPIVFIARHGARLDAADKDWHLTSPTPYDPPLSYGGWIQSRALGARIASLLHAREFTGVEPSGTPPTSAQSNPKPAPSPSAQQYRIIIHTSPYLRCLQTAIALSAGIHQHRPGDDTPEVTSPTPGPAKPIPVDPRCLLRVDAVLGEWLSPDYFEQITPPPSSERMVAAAKAELLRRGEGITAGVDKSARSSSGHFPGGWSNHSNPISSASDDDIHRLTGHDSSQSLSQQGPRQRASTYGTLPPIETARGQSTLSRINTDLSPSLDVAYVPPTPGYAVSASDPIPTGYVTHARDACTQIDYQWDSMRPPQSWGTGGEYGEEWSTMHERVHTGFKRMVDWYPEHSPSASNLSHYSQSAHGIQAQPEPQTVLVIVTHGADCNALISSLSGRSTFLDIGTASLTMAVRRDRGIDQSSSTLDGTSDSSSRPRKDGSVAQEYVLQLMASTDHLRPGVNPSQIASLASPSAPQHPLSAPPIPTYRNRLGSRPSLLPGAFPIGSTSGSASSSRGWTLASRPLTGPRGASGLWGSIPSPADKVDDDTEEDFVPNFGDKRTTSQDSHGPEPTGNSRWAQQVPHRALSQRGLWGSAPTLEDRDTGMKRRWTVAEQKL
- a CDS encoding uncharacterized protein (ID:PFLUO_008528-T1.cds;~source:funannotate) produces the protein MSYIDGDGLSVTYASDRTGSPDLRLIHYNDVYHVESGSAEPVGGVSRFQSLVNYYCSHPRFAGQPDILTFFSGDAFNPSIESTITKGRHMVPFLNKAGTSVACVGNHDLDFGVAQFRHLSSQCQFPWLLANVLDPALGQGVPIANCGKTCMLTSSNGIKVGVIGLGEREWLGTINALPPDLIYQSASQTARELAPALREQGADLIVAVTHQREPNDHKLAKNLPHGLVDIILGGHDHFYAHTVVNGTHVLRSGTDFKQLSYIEVFRKPDGESGWDFNIVRRDVVRSIPEDPASLAMVSRLTSSLQAKLEKPVGYTVTALDGRFSTVRQRESNLGNFVCDLMRFYHSADCAMMAGGTIRGDQIYSPGILRLKDLLNCFPFEDPVVLLRLRGQAILDALENGVSQLPALEGRFPQVSSIAFGYTLSAPPGSRITFARIGGEPIHLQRNYVLATRGYMARGKDGFSSLLVQSEGGGAEEIVCEENGVLISTILRQYFLSLKVLGKWHRWSASLNRHWSSVHRNLHGEGWLKPPSATSSPVSEKPRRRLDGRPKLQRTAKCAYYYGRFPNDDEADMAVPAANGTNVDAMDSDSDEDPEILTSPRPTINYVTLPARSSAEEEYRLQLARRVVRKWMRLTGLHPTTLNPMDGEGEFTPAWTSGISPRLEGRIVVE